The sequence GTGCTACGCATTCAAATGAGCAGCCGGGGTGGCTATCCTCAAAGTGTAGAGCTGAAGCACTACAAGACATACGCCGGTGAGCCTTTGTTCTTGCTGGTACCCCAATACCAAAAACGTCGTTTCATTGTGAATACACGCCATGGGGCTCTCGACTTATCGCAGCTTCATTACAGCGTGAAAAAACAAGATAAGCAAGAACTGGTCTTAGAAGCTATTTTGGGTGAAGGCAAGCGCATCGTGCAAACCTATCGTTTCCGTCAAGATGTACCTTATTTGTTAGACTACAGCTTGCGCAGCGAGGGGCTTGAACAAGACCTTTTGGCGGGCATTGCCTTCGACTGGCAGGCAAGCATGTTGAACACAGAAAAGGACGTAACCCTCAGTCGCAGCAAAGCAACAGTGAACTACTATACTACCGAAGGAGGCTTCGATGGGCTGAATGAAATGAGCTCCGAAGCAAAGGAAGAAAGTATTGCTTCCCCTATTGTATGGACCAGCTTTAAACAGCAGTTCTTTAGCGCTGCTATCATTCATCCGGCGGCTTCCTTCCAAAAAGCGCAGTTGTTTGTAGCTCCTCCCGCCGACGAAAACAGCAGTATAGTGAAGCATTATGGCATGCGCTGGGAAAGTGCACAAAAACTTAGCTCGCTTGACTTCCAATTGTTCTTTGGACCTAACAAAGTGCCCATCCTCTCAAAAGTAGGTTACGATTTCGAGAAAAACGTTTATTTGGGTTGGTCACTGTTTCGCTGGATTAACCGTTACATCATCATCCCCATTTTCAACTTCCTTGAGCAGTTTATCGATAATTATGGACTTATCATCATCTTGCTGGTACTTATCATCAAAACAGCTCTTTTCCCGCTTACTTATCGTTCTTACATAGGAATGGGCAAAATGAAAGTGCTGCAGCCCGAGATTCAAGCGCTCAAAGAAAAATACAGCGACCCACAAGAGCTACAGATGGCACAAATGGAACTGTTCCGGCAAGTGGGTGTAAACCCGCTGAGCGGCTGCCTGCCCATGTTGCTTCAAATGCCCATCTTGTTTGCCATGTTCATGTTCTTTCCCAACGCCATAGAGCTGCGGCAGAAAGCCTTCTTGTGGGCAGAAGACCTCTCTACCTACGACTCCATACTTAACCTACCCTTCAACATTCCTTTCTACGGCGACCATGTCAGCTTGTTTACTTTGCTCATGACCCTTTCAAGCATAGCTTATGCTTACTACAGCAGTCAAAACACTGCCAGCAGCCAAGCCGGTCCTATGCAATATATGGGCTACTTCATGCCTATCGTATTTATGTTTGTGCTGAACTCTTACCCTTCCGGTTTGAGCTTTTATTATTTCTGCTCCAATATCATTACCATCGGGCAACAGTTGATAATCCGTCGCTTTGTAGATGACGAAAAGATTCTTGCCATTCTGGAAGAGAACAAGAAAAAACAAAAAAATGGTGGCAAGCAGTCTTCTTTCCAAAAACGCTTGGAAGAGGCAATGCGCAAAGCACAACAAGCCAAGAAAAAATAAACAAATACCACTTGAATTGCATACCATCCTTGTCTTTTCAAGGGTGGTTTTTTTATTATGCACTCCCGTAAAACTACACGCAATATGAGACGTCTCTTTTACCTCATTGCCCTCTGCAGCTTTGCCCTCGCTTGCCTATGGCAGTGCACAATGCCGGAAAAAGAACAACAAACGCATGTCTCCCACAATGCATTGCCCGAGATAGAAACACAGTATGCGCACTTCCACCTGACAAAGTTGAATGAAGATGCTTATTTGCTTGTTTTGGGCAACACATCCAACGACAGTACAAAGCTGTATTATGTACTCTCCTACAGCTCCCAAATACCGGAAGCGTACAAAGGGCTACCCCTCATTCATCTGCCCGTACAAAACATTGGCGTGCGCTCAACTACACACCTCGGCTTTCTGAAAGCATTGAATGCTGCCTGCCCCCCTTTTTTGAAAGCTATACCGGATACAACTTATATCTTCGATAGCTCATTGCGACAAATGGCAGCACAAGGTAAATTCATCATTCTACAAGAAGAAACATTGCCCTTAGAGACAATTGCTCGCCACTGTCGTTTGCTGCTGGTATCTTCGCCGCTCAATGCTGCCGAAGCTGAAAAACTTGCCCGTTTGGGGGTAGTTTCCCTGCCCATTCTCGAATGGATGGAAACGCATCCACTGGCACAAACCGAGTGGATTAAGCTGTTTGGGATACTTACAGGCAAGACGCAGGAGGCGCAAAGGTACTTCGAACACATTACACAGGCTTATATCACCCTGCGTGACTCTGTTGCCCAGCAACTTGCCCGTGTCCCTCGCCCTCTGGTCATTACTGGCTTGCCGTTTCGGGGGCAGTGGTACGTAGCCGGCGGGCAAAGCTTCATGGCTCAGTTCATACAAGACGCAGGAGGCGCATATTACTGGCAAAAAATTCCCCAAACAGGAAGCTTGCCCATTGCTTTCGAAAAAGTCTATGAAGCAGGCTTAAAAGCCGATGTATGGCTACACCCCGGACAGGCACGCAGCCGGCAAGAAATAACCAACGCCGACCCCCGCCTGCAAGACTTCAAGTCATGGCAAGGAGGACATGTATTCAACCGCACGCGACGCCTCTCACCTACCGGTGGCAATGACTACTGGGAACAAGGCGTAGTAGAACCACACATCATTCTCGCCGACATGGTAAAAGCCTTACATCCCAAGCTTTTGCCCCGCCATACATGGAAATACTATGAACAACTGCCTTAAAAAAACAAAAAGGGGGCTTCCCCCCCTTTCCTACTCTCATTTCAATGAGTTACTTCTTCAAGAAACGGTCGGTCTTGTCATCGAAGTGAACAATATATACTCCCTGTGGCAAGCTACTGATATCTACAAACTTGCCATTTCCTTGCAAAAGCACATTGCCCTTCATATCGGTAATTTTGTAATTGACCGACTGGGTAAAATAAATTTTAGTGCTGGCATTTTTAGGATAAAAGCGCACCTCTTCGGCAGACTTGCGGTACACCAGCTCAGGCGAATAATATACCCGCCCATCGAGCTCCTGATGACGGATGCGATAGCGGTTTATGCCAGTATGATGCTGTATGGGCACCGTATAGCTCCCCTCGCCATTGCTGCCTCGTGCCGTGATGATGCGTACGGTCAGCCAGTTGTTGTTCATGAACTTTTGGATGTAATAAGTGCTGTTGGACGACTCGCCGGCAGCAGTCCAGTGCAAAGTATTTTCATCTACGGAATAAGTTACAAACTGAAAGTCAGCATCTCCTCGTATAGCATCAGGATTGATAATTTTAGGTTTGCAACCCTGTGCATGAACAATCTTAATAATCACCGGACTGTTCATAGGCACCGACGAAAGGTCTATCTCGAAAGATGAAGCCCGAGGCTCAACAATTACTTGTTGGTCGTTCACATAAACCGACTGGGTGCAATAGCGGCTGCGATCGGGGGTAAAAGGATTTTGCACATAAAGGTTGCGCCCTTTGTAAACTCCACTTATGGTAAATGATACATTTTCCTGCGCGTGCGCAAAGGAAAATGCGGCTATCCAGAACAGCAGTCCCCCTATTAAAAAGCGATAGTGTAACACTATATCAGCCATTCATTCTACAAGATCAAAATACAAAGCTTTACTTTTTAAGTATTTATTGCATTTGTACAAATTAGAAAAAAAAAATATTCCCAAGCAAGCACATTGCTATTCTTCCTTATACAAATTTAGCAATACGCTCTCGGAATAGGTGTAAATATTGTACTTACATTAAATGTATGCACCAACGTTTTTCTTATCCTTGCACAAAAGATTGCAGCAGGGCAGCATATACTTACATGGAGGTTACTCATAACGCAAGGCTTCGATGGGGTCCAAGCGCGAAGCTTTGTAAGAAGGATAAAAACCGGCAGCCACTCCCACCACTGCACAAACCGTAACCCCAAGCAACATAGCTCCCCAAGGTACAATGAAAACATCAATTTCCATCAGGCGGGCAACTCCATTGCCGATGAGCAAACCCATAATAATGCCGGCAATTCCCCCCAGCTGGCAGATGGCAATGGCTTCTAACAAAAACTGCCATTGTATTTGACGCGGAGTAGCACCAATGGCTTTTCGAGTACCTATTTCGCGGGTACGTTCCGTTACCGACACCAGCATGATATTCATCAAACCTACCGAAGCCCCTAAGAGAGTAATAAAACTGATTACTCCACCGCCTATGCTCAAATACCCCGTAATTTTACTCAACTCTTCTGCCAGCGTTTCATTACGCTCTATCTGAAAAGATGAGGGTGCCCCCACACGGTCATTGCGGATACGGCGCATCAACATCTCCGCCTCTGCCATCACCGATTCAAACTCTTCGGGGCGATACACCTGTACGGTTACCGTGAAGGTGGGTTCAGAAGAGAAAAGTATGCGTGCGTTGGTCAAAGGGATGATGATGCTGCGGTCAAGAGAACCGCCCCCCATATCACTGCCTCGTTTTTCCAATACGCCCACTACCTTGTAGCTACGCCCCAGCACACGTATATTTTTGTTGATGGGGTCTTCCTTATCGAACAAAGTTTGGGCTATTTCACTGCCAATCAAAGCCACATACTGCCCATTTTCCATCTCTTGCTCGGTAAACAAACGCCCTTTGGCTGTCTGCACATCTTGTTGTTTGAGATAATCGACATTAGAACCCACCACCTGAATGTTAGGATTTGTCTTTTGTGAGCGGTACTTGGCTTCTGCCGAAAACGATAATACTGTTGAAATAGCCACCGTTCCTTTGTCTTTCATCATGGCTTCGAACTGTAGCACTTCATGATAGCGCAAAGGCGGAGCTACTTTCCGCATCCGCTCCCATCTTCCAACTTCGGTATTGATTGTAAAAGAATTAGCACCTAACGATGCCAAGTTGCTGTTTACCGAGTTATCGATGGCACTGATAGCCGTAAGAATACCTACCAAAGCGGTAATGCCGATGGCGATAATTGCCGCAGTTAAAATTGCCCGTAAACGGTTACTCAATACCGAGCGAACAGCTTCTCTTATATATTCTACCTTCTCCATAAAATGATATGCGCTTTACAATGGTTTCTTAAAAATAAACTTTCGAAGTGTGTGGCTTGTTTTTACAAGCAGAACGCTCTAATTTAAAGGAATCATATATTTCAGACGCAAAAAATACAAAGCAATGGCAACACCGATGGCTTTTCTATATAAAAAGCAGCTCATGCAAGGGATTTTGCTGATGTGTTTCCTATCAATACAAACGACAATTTACGCCAACCGTATTTTTGTCCCTATGGACGAAACCCAAAAAAACCACCTGAAAGCCTATGGTGTAGCTTATTGGGTGTTGTCGCAGGGCTTCGAAATCGAATGGCTGCTCAACTACAAAGGGGGGAGCTTTGTATTGCCCGCAGCTACTGCCATTGAAAACCGCCTACTTTCACGCAACGTAAGCTACCGTGTCATATCCGAAGCCGAATATAATGAGATAGTAGCCTTCATCAGTCGCCCCGATGTGAATATGGATGTAATGAAATTAGAAAAAGCCCCCAAAATTGCTGTCTATTCTCCCAAAAGCAAACAACCATGGGACGACGCCGTAACCTTAGCGCTCACCTATGCCGAAATTTCCTATGACGTCATTTTTGACGACGAGGTTCTACAAGGCAAACTCATAGAATACGATTGGCTACACCTCCACCACGAAGATTTCACTGGGCAATACGGTAAGTTTTATGCCGCTTACCGTAACCAACCGTGGTATATTCAGCAACAAAATGAGTTTGAGGCTACTGCCCGGCGCTATGGTTTTAAAAAAGTATCACAGCTGAAATTGGCAGTAGTCAAACGTATTCGAGAATATGTTGCCGGCGGCGGTTTTCTCTTCGCTATGTGTTCGGCTACCGATACTTACGATATTGCCTTGGCAGCCGATGGGGTTGATATCTGCGAGTCGATGTATGACGGCGACCCTGCCGACCCCAATGCCCAGTCGAAGCTTAACTTCAGCAACTGCTTTGCTTTTCAGAACTTTACTTTGGTGATGAATCCCTACCAGTATGAATATTCAAACATAGACAACCAAAGTTATGAGCGTGGGGTAACCGAAGAGAATGACTATTTTACCCTTTTTCAATTCTCTGCCAAATGGGACCCAATCCCTACCATGCTCACACAAAACCACGTGCATGTAATCAAAGGGTTCATGGGGCAAACCACTGCCTACAAAAAACAGCTCATCAAACCCGATGTGGTCATTATGGGCGAAAACAAAGCCATCGGCGAAGCGCGCTACATCCACGGGGTGCATGGCAAAGGTTTCTGGACGTTTTACGGCGGGCACGACCCTGAAGATTACCAGCATTTTGTATATGAAGAGCCCACAGACTTAAGCCTTTATCCCAACTCGCCCGGCTACCGTCTTATTTTGAACAATGTATTGTTTCCTGCTGCTAAGAAAAAGAAAAAGAAAACCTAAAAGCAGCATCCACTCACTACATGTTGCGGTATTGCTGCGTGGTAGCCAAACCTAATAAGCACAAACTCTTGGCTTATCTCTATCTTTTGTAGTGGTGTTAGGTCTACAGCCATCCTGCTCACGTTGGCATTGCCCACCTCATCCAAAAGCATACCGCCAATGATGTAGAGTTGCTGCGAAATAAAAAATTGTTTTTGCTACTTCGCAACCACCGCAACGAATCTAACCAAATACCTGCTAAAGGTTGATTACAGCCTTCCTATTTAGGAAGAAAAAAGCCCGGAGGCTATGCAAATCAACCTTAGCTGGATGGTCTCAGCCGTGTGATTTCTGTTTTTTCAAGTTAAAAGTAAGCACTGAGCGATGAGCATGCTCCACTACATCCTCAGCTATGCTACCCAAAAAAAGGTGTGAAATGCCCCGCCGCTGATGTGTGGGAACGACTATGAGGTCAGCCTGTACGTCATCGGCAAAGTTCACAATACCTTCATCTTGACTCACATCACAATATACATGCAAAGAAGCATTCAGTTCATAACGCTCAATGAAGCGCTGGTATGCCTGCTCTATTTCCCGGCTTGTCATAAAGTCTGTGGGTGTATTGACACGCAACAAAAGCAAGTCCGCCTGCAATATTTCCTGCCAATACTTCAGTTCTTTCACAGCCACCTCCGATTCCTCGTCGAAACCTGTTGCAAACAGCATTTTGCGCACGCGATTAGGAGCAAAATCGCTTTTAATCACAAATACGGGACAAGCGGCATGGCGCACCACTTTGTCGGTCGTAGAGCCAATGAGTGTACCTTCCAAGGCATCGGCACCTCGCCCCCCTATCATAATACAGTCGGGTTGCTCTTCTTGCTCATATTCCATAATAATGGGATAAGCACGCCCTACCTCCACCACAATACGGTGCGATACCTTTTGCACCATGTCGCCCATTTCTTCCAACACCCGTTTCAATTCATCCTGCGCCCGCTCTACCATATGCTGATGAAGCTCTTGTTCAATCAGGTTGTTTTCGGTGGTAAAAACTAAGGGTGCATAAAAAGTAGTAGGCATTACTTCCATTACATGTAAAAGCACGACCTCTGCCCCCGTATGCTCTGCCAGACGAAAGGCTGCACGCAAAGCGTGGTTGGCATAGTCGGAAAAGTCTGTGGGTACAAGTATTTTTTTCAACATAAGCATTTACCTTTTGGCTTTTTCATGAATTTAATAAAAAAGGATGCACCTTCTTTCAAAAGACAAGAAAAAAAAGAAAAAAACACGACGACATAAATTTGCACAATTCCTTTATTTTCATTAGCTTACTTTGAATATAGTATGCTCATTCGCCCTAAACTCAAAACAGTAAGAATACTATGGACAAGTTAACATTAGAAAAAACCATACGCAGTATCACCGAAGAACTCGACGGAAACACCTTAGACTACTCAGACAATAACATCATTGCAACCATCCCGTTGCCAGAGGGGCGCTTTCAAAGCATCACGACCTATTTGTTTGAAAACCCAAACGGAAGCAAAACCATAGAGTTCGCTTCGCGTGTTTGTGATGCCGACACACCCGGCATTGATTATCGTCACTGCTTGGAGGTAAACCGAGACTTGGTTTACTCTAAAGTCATCATACAAGATGGCTATATCCAATTGGCTGCATCGATACTCGTGGAACATGCCACAAGAGACATCATCAAAGACATCATTGTTGAGATAGCCCAAAAAGCCGATGATTTGGAAATGGAGCTAACCGGTGCAGATATGCACTAAGCTCACCCAATCATAGAAACAAAGGGAGGATTTTATGCATCCTCCCTTTTGTATTTATGCCTTGTTCTTGTTTTTAAGCGCATCGCGTATTTCACGCAATAGCAACACTTCTTCGGAAGGCTTTGGCGGCGGCTCTGCTTTTTCCTCTTTCTTTTGAAAACGGCTGTAAAACCTCACAATGACAAAGACAGAGAAAGCAATGATAAGAAAATCCACGATGGTTTGTATGAAGGCACCGTAATTCAGGGTAACGGCTGCCTGCTCCTCGGTTGCCTCTTTGAGTGTCCATTTCAAATCAACAAAATTGGTATTTCCTAAAAGCAAGCCAATGGGGGGCATGAGAATGTCATTCACCAAAGAGCTGACAATCTTGTTAAAAGCAGCTCCTACAATTACAGCAACGGCTAAGTCCAACACATTGCCACGTGCGATGAACTTTTTGAATTCTTTGAGCATAATCATCGGTTTTTTTCAAGTATTACACTTTGTAATTTTTCTTTTTGTCTGTTTTTCGTTCCAAGCAGCCTCTCACCCATTGGCGCGTATATCAGGCTGAACTAAAAACTTTTGAGCAACCATTTCCACAAATCTTTATATGAGGGCTTCTTACCATATGAAAGGATACCAATACGATAGATACGGGCAGCCAGCCAAGTGATAATCAGAAAGCCTGCCACCAAGCAAGCCATCGAGAGCAGCAGTTCCCAAGCAGGCACACCATAAGGCAAGCGCACTACCATAATCACCGGTGAGGTGAGCGGAATCATAGACAACCAGAAAGCCAACTGACTATACGGGTCATTCAGTACAATTTGTGCCATGATGAAAGCCAATATCAAAGGGATAGTTACAGGCAAGGTAAATTGTTGCGCATCGGTCTCGCTATCAACTGCTGCCCCTATAGCAGCAAACAAGGCGCTGTAGAGGAAATAGCCGCCCATAAAGTAGAACAAAAAGCCAAAGATAAGTTGGAAGAGGTTTATATCAAGAATAGTTTGCAAAATACTTCCTACTCCCCCTGCTGCCGCCGTATGCGAGGTTTCTGGTGCTGTAACGCCAGCTTGGGCATTAGACTGCATGGCAGTTGCCCACTCAGTAGGCATCAAAACCGTAGCCAGCTGAATCAAGACAACGGTAAGCACAATCCACAGACCAAACTGCAACAAACCCACCAGACCTACCCCCAGCACTTTGCCCATCATCAGCTCTATAGGACGCAGGGTCGAGATGATGACTTCTACAATGCGGTTGGTTTTTTCTTCTATGACTCCACGCATCACCTGTGCTCCATAGATAAAGATAGACAGATAAATGACAAAAGAAAGGAAAATGCCAATACCAAAGAGTATTCCTGAGTTGGCTGCTTTTTCTTCCCCTTCTTTTGACAGCACCAAAGTATGTGTTTGCAATTGCACCTTGGTTTGCTCAAGCACTTCCTTGCTAATGCCTGCTTCCAGCAATCTTATTTCTTCTATGCGCCGCTGAATAAGCTTCACAATGCTATTTTCTTCTGCCAACGAAAGCGCTTTTTTCGAAACTACCCGCACACTCACTTGTGCGGTGTTGTTAGGTTGCGGTGCCATCAAATAAACCAACACGTCGGCTTTGTCATGAGCTTGGAACTGCTTGAAACGCTCTTGGTAGCTCCCGTCTATGATATTAAACACAACACTTTTAGAGCTGTCTATCTGCCCTTTTAGTAAATTGCTTTCATCTAAAATCATTACATGCATACCTTTCTCTTCCGAATCGGCATACATAACTACCAAAATGGGAGGTAGTATCATCAGCGCCACTATCAGCAAAGGCGATAAGAAGGTAGATATCCAAAATGCTTTGGTACGTACTCGCGTGCTGAACTCCCTATGAATAACGATGCCTATTTTTCCTAACATATTTTTTATGTCTGTTTTGAAGAGTGAATTAAGAAACTATCTTAATGAAGATGTCTTTCATAGAGGGCAACACTTCTTCGAAGTGAATTATCTGCCCCTTGTCAATAAGAAATTGCAACAAATCATTGGGCTGCAGATGCTCTGCCCCCTGAATGCGGTATTCCCACAGTCCATCGTCTGCCTGCTTTTTCTCTAACAACTGAAAGCCTTCGGGCAACTGCTCTATGACTACGGGCATGTGCACCTCAAAGACGTGCTCTTTAAAACGGCGGCGGATTTCGCGTGTGGTGCCGTCCAGCACTTTGCGCGAGGCGTGCAACATGACCACATGACGACAGAGCTCCTCGACCGACTCCATGCGGTGCGTCGAAAGCATGATGGTGGTTCCTTGCCGGTTCAGTTCCAATATTTCTTCTTTCACTATTTCGGCATTGACGGGGTCAAAGCCAGAAAAAGGCTCATCTAAAATGACCAAACGAGGACGATGTAGCACTGTGGCAATAAACTGCACCTTTTGTTGCATTCCTTTTGAAAGCTCTTCTACCCTCTTTTTTCGCCACTTCATAAGGTCAAAACGCTCAAGCCAATGCCTGATTCTTATTTTGGCTTCCTTAGAGGGCACTCCTTTCAGGCGCGCCAAATAGAACAGGTGCTCTTCTACCTGCATTTTTTTATACAGTCCCCGTTCTTCAGGCAAATAGCCCATCTGCTCTAAGTGATGGCGCTCCATAGGTTGCCCGTCGAAGAGCACCTGCCCGGCATCCGGCAAAACTATTTGGTTGATAACACGAATCAAAGAGGTTTTACCAGCACCATTGGGACCCAACAAACCTACAATAGAGGCATGCGGCACCGTTATAGACACATCATCAAGAGCTACGTGCCCTTCGTAGGTTTTTTTGATGTGTTCTGCTTGCAATAATGTCATAGATTGTTTATTTAAAAAACGTTTTTTGACACTTGTCATTGCCTACATATGGCATGATTCTTTATCTTTAAACAAAAACTAAATATAGTACAAACCATGAAAAAGATACTAGTACCCACTGATTTTTCTGAGCACGCACAAAAAGCCTTGGATTTCGCTGTTTTTATAGCCCGGCGGTCAGGAGCTTCTCTTAGCCTACTTCATGCCTACCATATACCCTATCGCACCAGCGAATCTGTGATGGCATCAAATAAAATTTATGAAATACTCAAAGAAGATTCAGAAAAGAACTTGGCTGACTTGCAAGCAAAAATCAAAAAAGAACACCCTCAAATAGAAGTGGAAACCATATCGCACCGTGGCGATGTGAAAAACTTCATTACTAACAAAGCCAATGATTTTGATTTGATAGTCATGGGCACGAAAGGGGCGTCGGATTTTGAAAATGTAGTATTTGGCAGCACCACCGCCACCGTTCTAAACAATGCCCCATGCCCTGTGCTGGCGGTCCCTGTTCTAGCTCAGATTTCGCAAATCAATCGCTTGGCTTATGCCAGCAACTACGAAGCACACGACCTAGAAGTAATAGATAGGCTTTGTGAATTTGCGCTTATCTTCGGTGCGGAAATTCACGTTGTGCATTTTGTAGAACCCGAATTTGACGACTTCGAAGAGCTCATCCGCTATCGCGGCTTCGAGATAGTTGTTAAAGAGAAAATAGCATATCCCCATCTGTATGTACACAAAGTGGCAACCGAAGACTTCAATAAAGGGATGAGCGAATTTGCCGAGAAGCAAAATATAAGCCTACTGGCAATGCTCACCCATAAACGCAGCTTCTTGGAAAAATTGTTTTTACCAAGCCTGACAAAAGAGATTGTCATGCAATCGCCCATTCCAGTACTGGCATTTCGCAGCAATCATTAAAAATTTTTTG comes from Thermonema lapsum and encodes:
- a CDS encoding T9SS type A sorting domain-containing protein, with translation MADIVLHYRFLIGGLLFWIAAFSFAHAQENVSFTISGVYKGRNLYVQNPFTPDRSRYCTQSVYVNDQQVIVEPRASSFEIDLSSVPMNSPVIIKIVHAQGCKPKIINPDAIRGDADFQFVTYSVDENTLHWTAAGESSNSTYYIQKFMNNNWLTVRIITARGSNGEGSYTVPIQHHTGINRYRIRHQELDGRVYYSPELVYRKSAEEVRFYPKNASTKIYFTQSVNYKITDMKGNVLLQGNGKFVDISSLPQGVYIVHFDDKTDRFLKK
- the mscL gene encoding large-conductance mechanosensitive channel protein MscL — its product is MIMLKEFKKFIARGNVLDLAVAVIVGAAFNKIVSSLVNDILMPPIGLLLGNTNFVDLKWTLKEATEEQAAVTLNYGAFIQTIVDFLIIAFSVFVIVRFYSRFQKKEEKAEPPPKPSEEVLLLREIRDALKNKNKA
- a CDS encoding YbjN domain-containing protein, with amino-acid sequence MDKLTLEKTIRSITEELDGNTLDYSDNNIIATIPLPEGRFQSITTYLFENPNGSKTIEFASRVCDADTPGIDYRHCLEVNRDLVYSKVIIQDGYIQLAASILVEHATRDIIKDIIVEIAQKADDLEMELTGADMH
- a CDS encoding universal stress protein → MLKKILVPTDFSDYANHALRAAFRLAEHTGAEVVLLHVMEVMPTTFYAPLVFTTENNLIEQELHQHMVERAQDELKRVLEEMGDMVQKVSHRIVVEVGRAYPIIMEYEQEEQPDCIMIGGRGADALEGTLIGSTTDKVVRHAACPVFVIKSDFAPNRVRKMLFATGFDEESEVAVKELKYWQEILQADLLLLRVNTPTDFMTSREIEQAYQRFIERYELNASLHVYCDVSQDEGIVNFADDVQADLIVVPTHQRRGISHLFLGSIAEDVVEHAHRSVLTFNLKKQKSHG
- a CDS encoding ABC transporter permease, which codes for MEKVEYIREAVRSVLSNRLRAILTAAIIAIGITALVGILTAISAIDNSVNSNLASLGANSFTINTEVGRWERMRKVAPPLRYHEVLQFEAMMKDKGTVAISTVLSFSAEAKYRSQKTNPNIQVVGSNVDYLKQQDVQTAKGRLFTEQEMENGQYVALIGSEIAQTLFDKEDPINKNIRVLGRSYKVVGVLEKRGSDMGGGSLDRSIIIPLTNARILFSSEPTFTVTVQVYRPEEFESVMAEAEMLMRRIRNDRVGAPSSFQIERNETLAEELSKITGYLSIGGGVISFITLLGASVGLMNIMLVSVTERTREIGTRKAIGATPRQIQWQFLLEAIAICQLGGIAGIIMGLLIGNGVARLMEIDVFIVPWGAMLLGVTVCAVVGVAAGFYPSYKASRLDPIEALRYE
- a CDS encoding ABC transporter substrate-binding protein, which gives rise to MRRLFYLIALCSFALACLWQCTMPEKEQQTHVSHNALPEIETQYAHFHLTKLNEDAYLLVLGNTSNDSTKLYYVLSYSSQIPEAYKGLPLIHLPVQNIGVRSTTHLGFLKALNAACPPFLKAIPDTTYIFDSSLRQMAAQGKFIILQEETLPLETIARHCRLLLVSSPLNAAEAEKLARLGVVSLPILEWMETHPLAQTEWIKLFGILTGKTQEAQRYFEHITQAYITLRDSVAQQLARVPRPLVITGLPFRGQWYVAGGQSFMAQFIQDAGGAYYWQKIPQTGSLPIAFEKVYEAGLKADVWLHPGQARSRQEITNADPRLQDFKSWQGGHVFNRTRRLSPTGGNDYWEQGVVEPHIILADMVKALHPKLLPRHTWKYYEQLP
- a CDS encoding ABC transporter permease, which translates into the protein MLGKIGIVIHREFSTRVRTKAFWISTFLSPLLIVALMILPPILVVMYADSEEKGMHVMILDESNLLKGQIDSSKSVVFNIIDGSYQERFKQFQAHDKADVLVYLMAPQPNNTAQVSVRVVSKKALSLAEENSIVKLIQRRIEEIRLLEAGISKEVLEQTKVQLQTHTLVLSKEGEEKAANSGILFGIGIFLSFVIYLSIFIYGAQVMRGVIEEKTNRIVEVIISTLRPIELMMGKVLGVGLVGLLQFGLWIVLTVVLIQLATVLMPTEWATAMQSNAQAGVTAPETSHTAAAGGVGSILQTILDINLFQLIFGFLFYFMGGYFLYSALFAAIGAAVDSETDAQQFTLPVTIPLILAFIMAQIVLNDPYSQLAFWLSMIPLTSPVIMVVRLPYGVPAWELLLSMACLVAGFLIITWLAARIYRIGILSYGKKPSYKDLWKWLLKSF
- the yidC gene encoding membrane protein insertase YidC gives rise to the protein MDRNQFIGLVLIFVLTFVYFQYIAPPPEEIALSDTTQVETPEATASDSAPAADEQLIPTAFSQLQNDSLPTQEIVFENEVLRIQMSSRGGYPQSVELKHYKTYAGEPLFLLVPQYQKRRFIVNTRHGALDLSQLHYSVKKQDKQELVLEAILGEGKRIVQTYRFRQDVPYLLDYSLRSEGLEQDLLAGIAFDWQASMLNTEKDVTLSRSKATVNYYTTEGGFDGLNEMSSEAKEESIASPIVWTSFKQQFFSAAIIHPAASFQKAQLFVAPPADENSSIVKHYGMRWESAQKLSSLDFQLFFGPNKVPILSKVGYDFEKNVYLGWSLFRWINRYIIIPIFNFLEQFIDNYGLIIILLVLIIKTALFPLTYRSYIGMGKMKVLQPEIQALKEKYSDPQELQMAQMELFRQVGVNPLSGCLPMLLQMPILFAMFMFFPNAIELRQKAFLWAEDLSTYDSILNLPFNIPFYGDHVSLFTLLMTLSSIAYAYYSSQNTASSQAGPMQYMGYFMPIVFMFVLNSYPSGLSFYYFCSNIITIGQQLIIRRFVDDEKILAILEENKKKQKNGGKQSSFQKRLEEAMRKAQQAKKK
- a CDS encoding ABC transporter ATP-binding protein encodes the protein MTLLQAEHIKKTYEGHVALDDVSITVPHASIVGLLGPNGAGKTSLIRVINQIVLPDAGQVLFDGQPMERHHLEQMGYLPEERGLYKKMQVEEHLFYLARLKGVPSKEAKIRIRHWLERFDLMKWRKKRVEELSKGMQQKVQFIATVLHRPRLVILDEPFSGFDPVNAEIVKEEILELNRQGTTIMLSTHRMESVEELCRHVVMLHASRKVLDGTTREIRRRFKEHVFEVHMPVVIEQLPEGFQLLEKKQADDGLWEYRIQGAEHLQPNDLLQFLIDKGQIIHFEEVLPSMKDIFIKIVS
- a CDS encoding asparagine synthetase B encodes the protein MCFLSIQTTIYANRIFVPMDETQKNHLKAYGVAYWVLSQGFEIEWLLNYKGGSFVLPAATAIENRLLSRNVSYRVISEAEYNEIVAFISRPDVNMDVMKLEKAPKIAVYSPKSKQPWDDAVTLALTYAEISYDVIFDDEVLQGKLIEYDWLHLHHEDFTGQYGKFYAAYRNQPWYIQQQNEFEATARRYGFKKVSQLKLAVVKRIREYVAGGGFLFAMCSATDTYDIALAADGVDICESMYDGDPADPNAQSKLNFSNCFAFQNFTLVMNPYQYEYSNIDNQSYERGVTEENDYFTLFQFSAKWDPIPTMLTQNHVHVIKGFMGQTTAYKKQLIKPDVVIMGENKAIGEARYIHGVHGKGFWTFYGGHDPEDYQHFVYEEPTDLSLYPNSPGYRLILNNVLFPAAKKKKKKT